From Mytilus edulis chromosome 9, xbMytEdul2.2, whole genome shotgun sequence, the proteins below share one genomic window:
- the LOC139489477 gene encoding tRNA-splicing endonuclease subunit Sen54-like: MTNNARMEQNTERRKSNLYNCEVIISAPELFKYRKQTDKFLLTVGGCKDFEPDGSWLQTKKLEKFYEERLELLSEQRVERYGNLVTGDWDPEKKLVQLHKELGKFWVYMGFVDKSRKWLYPEEALFLMETNTMEVMYKGLPLSIQQAYQCFFSTEVTLEQYQVYTHLRRLGYVLVRHQGRLNVTEYEKKIKLDQHLKSDKRKDKKRKSRKENESNEIKKMKQSNSAQELKPSEGASEETCDMEIVEETSIDESMEQTSFIKSVQETSPVDGGLNRIAGDHHDDMEINNDCTAQTKQIKNEQEIKTNKEAQYTKLTSDRVSHDNNTRLSEAGGDSPVIYFSYKMKSRQKCLDSDLSVSFSQPFQSSMKNISTNQPPDWSFSEIIFPDIGKDKVLHFTKYNKNPQLFPQGVQLPDSCIFDSEKYNLNLTSNKHKKDEENFNLEYSIDPSQWKKKPVNAKNWKEYKEKSNLLENREEATPVSHLWKGEVTPLVKPCYSSLDSVIEKLQVVKNSSFMSQIFRSSSLKDLQHKVIYDVYLPDSKFKKSSPGLPHHRLCVLRHCEPLPDLQTITNLHHYYTDGIPLQWAVVDHGDIAFYGFTDIQIPDML, from the exons ATGACAAACAATGCAAGGATGGAACAAAACACTGAACGTAGAAAATCAAATCTTTACAACTGTGAAGTTATCATCAG tgCACCTGAATTATTTAAATACAGAAAACAGACAGACAAATTCTTACTAACTGTTGGTGGCTGTAAGGATTTTGAACCTGATGGAAGTTGGCTTCAGACGAAAAAATTAGAGAAGTTTTATGAAGAGAGACTAGAACTGCTTTCTGAACAACGAGTAGAAAGATA TGGCAACTTAGTTACTGGAGATTGGGATCCTGAAAAAAAGTTGGTTCAACTTCACAAAGAATTG gGTAAATTCTGGGTGTACATGGGTTTTGTAGACAAAAGCAGAAAATGGCTTTACCCAGAGGAAGCACTATTTCTAATGGAAACA AATACCATGGAAGTAATGTATAAAGGATTACCACTGAGTATACAGCAAGCATACCAATGTTTCTTTAGTACTGAGGTTACATTAGAACAGTACCAAGTCTATACACATCTTAGAAGATTAGGATATGTACTTGTCAGACATCAGGGAAG GTTGAATGTCACTGAgtatgaaaagaaaattaaactTGATCAGCATTTGAAATCAGATAAAaggaaagataaaaaaagaaaaagtagaaaagaaaatgaaagtaatgaaataaagaaaatgaaacaaagtaatTCAGCTCAAGAATTGAAACCATCTGAGGGGGCATCTGAGGAAACTTGTGATATGGAAATAGTTGAGGAAACCAGTATAGATGAATCAATGGAACAAACCAGTTTTATAAAATCAGTTCAGGAAACCAGTCCAGTTGACGGTGGACTAAACAGAATAGCAGGAGATCATCACGATGACATGGAGATAAATAATGATTGTACAGCTCAAACCAAACAAATTAAGAATgaacaagaaattaaaacaaacaaagaagcacaatatACCAAGTTAACTTCTGACAGGGTGTCACATGATAATAATACAAGATTAAGTGAGGCTGGTGGGGATTCCCCTGTAATCTATTTCTCATACAAAATGAAATCAAGACAGAAATGTTTAGATTCAGACTTAAGTGTCAGTTTTTCACAGCCATTTCAGAGTTCTATGAAAAATATATCTACAAATCAACCTCCAGATTGGAGTTTTTCTGAGATTATATTTCCAGATATAGGAAAAGACAAGGTTctacattttacaaaatacaacaaaaaccCACAGTTATTTCCTCAAGGCGTTCAGTTACCAGATAGTTGTATTTTCGATTCAGAAAAATATAATCTTAATTTGACTTCAAATAAACATAAGAAAGACGAAGAAAATTTTAACTTAGAATATTCTATTGATCCCTCACAATGGAAGAAGAAACCAGTCAACGCTAAAAACTGGAAAGAATACAAagaaaaatcaaatttattagaAAATCGGGAGGAAGCTACACCTGTGTCACATTTGTGGAAAGGGGAGGTAACTCCATTAGTGAAACCATGTTATTCTAGTTTAG ATTCAGTCATTGAGAAGTTACAAGTTGTCAAGAACTCATCATTTATGTCACAGAT TTTTAGGTCATCAAGTTTGAAAGATTTGCAACACAAAGTAATATATGATGTCTACCTCCCTGATTCTAAATTCAAGAAGTCAAGTCCTGGCCTTCCTCATCATAGGCTGTGTGTTCTAAG ACATTGTGAACCATTGCCAGATTTACAGACAATAACAAACCTCCACCACTACTACACAGATGGTATACCTTTACAATGGGCAGTGGTGGATCACGGCGATATAGCATTTTATGGATTTACTGATATACAAATACCAGATATGCTGTGa